The following coding sequences lie in one Cryptococcus tetragattii IND107 chromosome 7, whole genome shotgun sequence genomic window:
- a CDS encoding acyl-CoA thioesterase II — protein MGEQLSNHVTVMPHPIKPLTYLSQNLWVPSGARGVFGGQILAQAIMAATSCTFSPLGLHSAHCYFLLPAQRDPQIEYRVEKLSDARSYSSRLVRAWQGDKEIFVLMASYALPPNPLPSDFGTKNDEGHSKDGPKHSLAFSVDPPSQTPRGSRKVLPKFELPFPADMLPPSDCEEDADFLERWIRERESKNKNVWEKKFFEEYIQERKSSPVSIARARRRPTQNDIATPPQVRMSWLRAKSVGPERPNEEIVKAMIAYMSDFQFIGTTARSVGLNQNSNPRLGMLASLDHVIHFYPFPHTFDPSAPLLHVMEAQAANLSSGRGIARGRIYTPDGHLIAVTGQEGVVRAGGKGGKRKGLIEGGMDEADVGKTDAKAKL, from the exons ATGGGTGAACAACTCTCTAACCACGTCACCGTCATGCCTCACCCTATCAAACCTCTCACCTACCTGTCACAAAATCTTTGGGTTCCCTCAGGTGCCCGAGGGGTGTTTGGGGGTCAGATACTTGCCCAGGCTATAATGGCGGCTACTTCTTGCACATTTTCACCCCTTGGCCTGCACAGTGCACATTGTtacttcctcttgcccGCTCAACGCGATCCACAGATTGAGTACAGAGTAGAAAAGCTTAGCGACGCACGGTCTTACTCATCAAGATTGGTCAGGGCTTGGCAAGGAGACAAGGAAATATTTGTTCTCATGGCCAGCTACGCGTTACCTCCCAATCCCCTACCTTCCGACTTTGGAACAAAGAATGACGAGGGTCACTCCAAGGACGGGCCAAAGCATTCGTTAGCGTTCTCAGTGGATCCGCCGTCACAGACCCCCAGGGGAAGTAGGAAAGTCTTACCCAAATTCGAACTTCCCTTTCCTGCTGATATGTTGCCACCATCAGActgtgaagaagatgcggaTTTTTTGGAAAGATGGATACGAGAACGGGAgagcaagaacaagaacgtttgggaaaagaagttCTTTGAAGAGTACATTCAG GAAAGAAAATCATCACCCGTCTCTATAGCTCGCGCTCGTAGAAGGCCTACACAGAACGACATAGCAACGCCTCCCCAAGTGCGAATGAGTTGGTTGCGGGCCAAGTCTGTAGGGCCAGAAAGGCCCAATGAAGAGATCGTCAAA GCTATGATAGCTTACATGTCAGACTTTCAGTTTATCGGCACCACTGCGCGTTCTGTCGGTCTCAATCAAAACTCAAACCCCCGCCTTGGTATGCTTGCTTCTTTAGACCATGTCATACATTTTTATCCCTTCCCGCATACCTTTGACCCTTCCGCTCCATTATTACATGTCATGGAGGCTCAGGCTGCCAATCTTTCCTCGGGCAGAGGTATTGCTCGTGGTAGAATCTATACTCCTGATGGACATTTAATTGCAGTAACTGGGCAAGAAGGTGTAGTCCGGGCGGGAGGCAAGGGGGGTAAACGTAAGGGACTCATAGAAGGTGGCATGGATGAAGCAGACGTGGGGAAAACTGATGCCAAGGCCAAACTGTAG